Proteins encoded in a region of the Pseudomonas putida genome:
- a CDS encoding SagB/ThcOx family dehydrogenase has protein sequence MISKNCFFIVMNNSLICWDFKNHKQYELSRAHADRLIHLIYEKNHKDLNDNLTDDLKRCRVFMDDADDHADWGWDVLSRIFHYGTKDIPIEKLPSSEEEWALQYLEHCNSVRNKPIHPNNKRISEIGISLPTPRSTFAVDKTFKNRATVRDFQRISISLVDLAEILHHTLGFIENRSVNNVEVEEEGNEYSRRRATPSVGGLNATEGYVYVNNVDSLEAGIYYYDPRRHQLHWRSALPCALGDLLSGQHFANDIPAGLFLSSRFDKLWWKYEHSRAYRMALIEVGHAAQTFQLAATDRGMSTWLTGALNETDIEPLLMFENPSEQVLFFVACGYGNGNATPSCLRALMS, from the coding sequence ATGATAAGTAAAAATTGCTTCTTTATCGTCATGAATAACTCCCTGATTTGTTGGGATTTCAAAAATCACAAACAGTACGAGTTATCAAGAGCCCATGCAGACCGGTTAATCCATCTCATTTACGAGAAAAACCACAAAGACTTAAATGATAACCTAACCGACGACCTGAAACGCTGCAGAGTTTTCATGGACGATGCTGACGACCATGCTGACTGGGGCTGGGATGTACTCTCAAGAATATTCCATTACGGCACTAAAGACATCCCTATAGAAAAACTTCCTTCAAGCGAGGAGGAGTGGGCACTGCAGTACCTTGAACACTGCAACTCCGTACGAAACAAGCCTATACACCCTAACAATAAACGCATCAGCGAAATCGGCATTTCACTGCCTACACCGAGAAGTACCTTTGCAGTTGACAAGACATTCAAAAACCGAGCAACCGTTAGAGATTTTCAGCGAATATCGATCTCCCTAGTTGATCTTGCCGAAATTTTGCACCATACCCTAGGCTTTATTGAAAACAGATCCGTTAATAACGTCGAAGTAGAAGAAGAAGGAAATGAATATTCAAGACGCCGGGCCACCCCCTCAGTAGGCGGGCTAAACGCTACAGAAGGCTATGTATATGTAAATAACGTAGATAGCCTAGAAGCGGGGATTTATTACTACGATCCACGGCGACATCAACTGCACTGGCGAAGCGCGCTGCCTTGTGCTCTAGGTGACTTATTATCAGGCCAGCACTTCGCCAATGACATACCCGCTGGATTATTCTTGAGTTCCAGATTCGACAAACTGTGGTGGAAATACGAGCACTCCCGCGCTTATAGAATGGCTTTGATAGAGGTTGGGCATGCTGCACAAACATTCCAACTTGCAGCAACCGATCGCGGAATGAGCACCTGGCTCACTGGCGCATTGAATGAAACGGACATCGAACCCCTACTCATGTTTGAAAACCCAAGTGAACAAGTCCTTTTTTTCGTTGCATGTGGCTATGGCAACGGGAATGCGACACCCAGTTGCTTAAGGGCTCTGATGTCGTAA
- a CDS encoding diiron oxygenase has translation MKKTTNRSCTVFKSWHTTSAVRSRPYAYHFSVEDFTQSELDLWFPSALSPALAHDLTTLLSKKDKLILHAYHLVHFMDYTTQLEMCHINKAVQSIVTGKLKEYFDETIYLNALKLYADEAYHALFSREIADQVANHFCLERINSARLKRLDQVLKNSPPALSSITRFCIAFVSETLITYELYSLTRASLVAPVAHMLIDHLHDEGRHAIFFSDCFARLWQQLCIPQRDYLVATLLKTLKAFCQPDENFLGSIFKKHPSFGKVIIDNINENWTIRMPITSKMTLRAIMRTDLLKEERYALQFRSAGLIA, from the coding sequence ATGAAAAAAACCACCAACCGTAGCTGTACAGTATTCAAAAGCTGGCACACCACGAGCGCTGTACGCTCGCGCCCTTATGCCTATCATTTTTCTGTAGAAGATTTTACGCAGTCCGAACTCGACCTTTGGTTTCCTAGCGCCCTGAGCCCAGCGCTGGCCCATGACTTGACAACGCTGCTTTCGAAAAAAGATAAACTAATACTACACGCTTACCACCTCGTCCATTTCATGGACTATACAACCCAGCTTGAGATGTGTCACATCAATAAGGCTGTTCAAAGCATAGTTACTGGTAAATTAAAAGAATATTTCGATGAAACAATTTATCTAAACGCTTTAAAACTTTATGCTGACGAGGCCTATCACGCGCTCTTCTCCAGAGAAATTGCAGATCAGGTGGCAAACCACTTTTGCCTAGAGCGAATAAATTCTGCGCGCCTCAAGCGACTTGATCAAGTATTAAAAAATAGCCCTCCAGCGCTCAGCAGCATTACCCGATTCTGCATCGCCTTCGTTTCTGAAACACTGATAACTTACGAACTATACAGCTTGACTCGTGCCTCTCTCGTCGCCCCTGTAGCGCATATGCTGATAGACCACCTTCATGATGAAGGGCGTCATGCCATTTTCTTCTCAGACTGTTTTGCACGACTCTGGCAGCAGTTATGTATCCCACAGAGGGATTACTTGGTAGCAACTCTACTGAAAACGCTCAAAGCTTTCTGCCAACCCGACGAGAATTTTTTAGGATCGATTTTCAAAAAGCATCCATCCTTCGGAAAAGTGATTATTGACAACATAAATGAAAATTGGACGATCCGGATGCCTATTACATCCAAAATGACGCTTCGAGCAATAATGCGTACCGACTTATTGAAGGAGGAACGCTATGCATTACAGTTCAGGTCCGCTGGACTGATAGCATGA
- a CDS encoding Bcr/CflA family efflux MFS transporter, whose protein sequence is MSQTKTSTHTILRPVLLVLLCLLGVFPLDVILPSFPALAEAFRVEATQIAYSVSFFAFGVAVAQLVIGPLSDQVGRKRLLLGGLGVSIAGAVGCLLSSNYEIFMAFRLLQAVGCGSLVLGQALVQDLYTGKQRNTMRILLTSASGLFISISPVAGAALQQLLGWAGSFTVFIAIASIVILLAWELLQETPGLRQNNSGIQSYVPMLRDTLYVAYSLQATLAFACHFAFIVVAPLVLMEQLGLTPYQFSVVLIAYGLAYVVGGAVATFLNNRITAQAQILTGFLLIATAGATLLIWQWAAGLTVIGLMLPMILCTAGTTMVRPVTTTQALARYPQQAGAAASLNTTLLFAGGGFAGTLVASAEHLLPMTLGILFLSSAISGFLLLACLRDNSFQHC, encoded by the coding sequence ATGAGCCAGACCAAAACTTCAACACACACCATTCTTCGCCCAGTGCTTTTGGTTCTTTTATGCCTTCTAGGTGTTTTTCCTCTGGATGTCATCCTTCCTTCGTTCCCTGCACTTGCAGAAGCCTTTCGAGTAGAGGCTACGCAAATCGCCTACTCCGTTAGTTTCTTCGCGTTTGGCGTTGCAGTGGCGCAATTGGTGATTGGCCCCCTGTCAGATCAAGTCGGACGCAAACGGTTGTTGCTTGGTGGCTTAGGGGTTTCCATTGCCGGGGCTGTTGGCTGCCTACTTTCAAGTAACTATGAAATTTTTATGGCTTTTCGGTTGTTACAAGCCGTCGGCTGTGGAAGCTTGGTTCTGGGTCAAGCTCTCGTGCAAGACCTATATACTGGCAAGCAGCGTAACACCATGCGCATCTTGTTGACGAGTGCTAGTGGTTTGTTCATATCAATCTCACCCGTCGCGGGTGCGGCTCTTCAACAGCTACTCGGCTGGGCAGGTAGTTTTACGGTATTTATTGCAATAGCCAGCATTGTCATCTTACTTGCATGGGAACTACTTCAAGAAACACCTGGTTTACGCCAGAATAACTCAGGCATTCAAAGCTATGTCCCCATGTTGCGTGACACCTTATATGTTGCCTATTCCCTACAGGCGACTTTAGCGTTCGCCTGCCATTTTGCCTTCATCGTTGTTGCACCCTTGGTGCTCATGGAACAACTGGGCCTCACGCCGTATCAGTTCTCCGTTGTATTAATCGCCTACGGGCTGGCATATGTCGTCGGTGGTGCAGTCGCGACATTCTTGAACAATCGCATCACCGCGCAGGCTCAAATTCTCACGGGATTCCTGCTTATAGCTACCGCAGGGGCCACTCTGCTGATCTGGCAGTGGGCAGCAGGCCTAACGGTAATAGGCCTCATGTTACCGATGATCTTATGTACGGCAGGCACAACGATGGTACGACCCGTCACGACTACGCAGGCCTTGGCACGTTATCCGCAGCAGGCAGGGGCAGCAGCGTCGCTCAACACTACTTTGCTATTTGCTGGAGGTGGATTCGCTGGCACTTTAGTTGCTTCAGCCGAACATCTGCTTCCAATGACCTTAGGCATTCTATTCTTGAGCAGTGCCATTAGCGGTTTCTTGCTGCTTGCTTGCCTCAGGGACAACAGCTTTCAGCACTGCTGA
- a CDS encoding sensor histidine kinase: MEFKQSLAQRIIIAFALMSALVAGAFAFGIVATVHLVEERLISSVLGGDLQRLLRMDSVSDWSHRPRPDQLFYFSGGRDDFELPKDLRHLDRGFHEVFRDQLSYHAMVEIVDGRRYVLLQDQSDFEERERVLFAVVVVGFVLSLVLAVILGWLVARRVMAPVIRLARQVRHRDQLLGLAPPLAPDYAADEVGQLAVAFDDTLGRLRDALTRERLFTSDVSHELRTPLMVLATSCELLMENPNLDARARSQVERVARATEEMRELVKTFLMLARAQRDEGAVASQATLREVADELIGVWRDTIEQKGLTLYFDGRVSASPVLYNATFLQSVMGNLLRNAAHYTDGGYIRLSLEANGFSVEDSGVGIPEEQREAMFKPFVRGDERRGEGLGLGLSLVQRICDDQGWHVTLTSTLPHGCRFRVDLSNTAGQGDPDALAE, encoded by the coding sequence ATGGAGTTTAAGCAAAGCCTTGCCCAGCGCATCATCATTGCTTTTGCCTTGATGAGTGCGCTGGTGGCCGGGGCCTTCGCCTTTGGCATCGTCGCCACCGTGCACCTGGTTGAAGAGCGGCTGATTTCCTCGGTACTGGGCGGTGACCTGCAGCGCCTGTTGCGTATGGACAGCGTCAGTGACTGGAGCCACCGGCCGCGTCCCGACCAGCTGTTCTACTTCAGCGGCGGGCGCGACGATTTCGAGCTGCCCAAGGACTTGCGCCACCTCGATCGCGGCTTCCACGAGGTGTTCCGCGACCAACTGTCGTATCACGCCATGGTCGAGATCGTCGATGGCCGCCGCTATGTACTGCTGCAGGATCAGAGCGATTTCGAAGAGCGCGAGCGTGTGCTGTTCGCGGTGGTGGTGGTGGGCTTCGTGCTCAGCCTGGTGCTGGCCGTGATCCTCGGCTGGCTGGTGGCACGTCGGGTAATGGCACCGGTCATCCGTCTGGCGCGCCAGGTGCGTCACCGCGACCAGTTGCTGGGCCTGGCCCCGCCACTGGCACCGGATTACGCGGCGGACGAAGTGGGCCAGCTGGCAGTCGCGTTCGATGACACCCTGGGCCGCCTGCGCGACGCGTTGACCCGCGAACGGCTGTTCACCAGTGACGTCAGCCACGAGCTGCGCACACCGTTGATGGTGCTGGCGACCTCCTGCGAGTTGCTGATGGAAAACCCTAACCTCGATGCTCGCGCGCGCAGCCAGGTGGAACGTGTGGCGCGGGCCACCGAGGAAATGCGCGAATTGGTCAAGACTTTCCTTATGCTGGCCCGGGCGCAGCGCGACGAGGGTGCGGTGGCATCGCAGGCGACCCTGCGCGAAGTGGCCGATGAGCTGATCGGCGTATGGCGCGACACCATCGAACAGAAGGGCCTCACCCTGTACTTCGATGGCCGTGTCAGCGCCAGCCCGGTGCTGTACAACGCCACCTTCCTGCAGTCGGTGATGGGCAACCTGCTGCGTAATGCGGCGCACTACACCGATGGCGGCTACATACGCCTGAGCCTGGAAGCCAACGGCTTCAGTGTAGAGGACAGCGGCGTGGGTATTCCTGAAGAGCAGCGCGAGGCCATGTTCAAACCGTTCGTGCGTGGTGATGAACGGCGTGGCGAGGGCCTGGGCCTGGGCCTGTCGTTGGTGCAGCGAATTTGTGACGACCAGGGCTGGCATGTCACCCTGACATCCACTTTGCCGCATGGTTGCCGCTTTCGGGTAGACCTGAGCAACACAGCCGGCCAAGGCGACCCGGATGCCTTGGCTGAGTAA
- a CDS encoding co-chaperone GroES has translation MKLRPLHDRVVIRRSEEESKTAGGIVLPGSAAEKPNRGEVVAVGTGRILENGEVRALAVKVGDKVVFGPYSGSNTVKVDGEDLLVMAENEILAVIEG, from the coding sequence ATGAAGCTTCGTCCTCTGCATGACCGCGTCGTTATCCGTCGCAGCGAAGAAGAATCGAAAACCGCTGGCGGTATCGTCCTGCCGGGTTCGGCCGCTGAAAAACCAAACCGCGGCGAAGTTGTTGCCGTCGGCACCGGTCGCATCCTGGAAAACGGCGAAGTTCGCGCGCTGGCCGTGAAAGTGGGTGACAAAGTGGTTTTCGGCCCTTACTCGGGCAGCAACACCGTGAAAGTCGATGGCGAAGACCTGTTGGTCATGGCCGAGAACGAAATCCTCGCCGTCATCGAAGGCTGA
- a CDS encoding HugZ family protein, with translation MSTNAIRPARELLLKEYRGVLSTHSKSMPGYPFGSVVPYCLDAQGNPLILISRIAQHTHNLQKDPKCSLLVGEREAEDVQAVGRLTVMAEAHKLVDEAAIEAAAERYYRYFPEAANYHKAHDFDFWVLQPVRHRYIGGFGAIHWLDQVTLGNPFAGKAEASMVEHMNSDHANAIAHYVELTDLPQHAPAQMVGVDSEGMHLRIGQAVYWLPFPNTCNTPTQVREALVLLARADQWPVQAQVEG, from the coding sequence GTGAGTACCAACGCCATCCGCCCCGCCCGGGAACTGCTGCTCAAGGAATACCGTGGCGTGCTCTCGACTCATTCCAAGTCGATGCCCGGCTACCCCTTCGGTTCCGTCGTGCCGTACTGCCTGGACGCCCAGGGCAACCCGCTGATCCTCATCAGCCGCATTGCCCAGCACACCCACAACCTGCAGAAAGACCCGAAATGCTCGCTGCTGGTGGGTGAGCGCGAGGCGGAGGATGTGCAGGCCGTGGGGCGCCTGACCGTGATGGCCGAGGCACACAAGCTGGTCGACGAAGCCGCTATCGAGGCGGCTGCCGAGCGCTACTACCGCTATTTCCCGGAAGCGGCCAACTACCACAAGGCCCACGACTTCGATTTCTGGGTGTTGCAGCCAGTGCGCCACCGCTACATCGGCGGCTTCGGCGCCATCCACTGGCTTGACCAGGTAACCCTGGGCAATCCGTTCGCCGGCAAGGCCGAGGCAAGCATGGTCGAGCACATGAACAGCGATCATGCCAACGCCATCGCCCATTACGTCGAACTGACCGACCTGCCGCAGCATGCGCCGGCGCAGATGGTTGGCGTAGACAGCGAAGGCATGCACCTGCGCATCGGTCAGGCCGTGTATTGGCTGCCATTCCCGAATACTTGCAACACGCCGACACAAGTCCGCGAAGCCTTGGTTTTACTGGCGCGCGCCGACCAGTGGCCGGTTCAGGCGCAAGTCGAGGGTTGA
- a CDS encoding lipopolysaccharide kinase InaA family protein, translated as MAVAQRGESRFDFYWRQQGEWVEEPNQRRGGESGVQRLNDANGKLLYAKRQVGHIYRSLLHPFGRPTVLRELDALNSFEQLGVRVPRIVFCGAERDADHQWRALLVSEALDGFVELDTWHAEGARERYPQVVHERMLKDLADNLARMHLGHWQHGCLYGKHVFIKVIGEGEQARVEVALLDLEKCRRRISCQRAAGNDLRQLRRHSSINDAEWQTLLYFYKMAFGSAVKGLE; from the coding sequence ATGGCTGTAGCCCAGAGAGGGGAGTCGCGCTTCGATTTTTATTGGCGCCAGCAAGGCGAGTGGGTCGAGGAGCCTAACCAGCGGCGCGGCGGTGAGAGTGGCGTGCAACGCCTCAACGATGCCAATGGCAAGCTGCTGTATGCCAAACGGCAGGTCGGGCATATCTACCGCAGCCTGCTGCACCCTTTCGGCCGGCCTACGGTATTGCGTGAACTGGATGCGTTGAACAGCTTCGAGCAACTGGGCGTGCGTGTACCGCGCATTGTTTTCTGTGGCGCCGAGCGCGATGCCGACCACCAGTGGCGTGCGCTGCTGGTCAGTGAAGCGCTGGACGGCTTTGTCGAGCTCGACACCTGGCATGCCGAAGGTGCCCGCGAGCGGTACCCACAGGTGGTGCATGAGCGCATGCTCAAGGACCTGGCGGACAACCTGGCACGCATGCACCTGGGGCACTGGCAGCACGGCTGCCTGTATGGCAAGCACGTGTTCATCAAGGTAATTGGCGAGGGTGAGCAGGCCCGCGTCGAGGTGGCGCTGTTGGACCTGGAAAAGTGCCGACGGCGCATCAGCTGCCAGCGTGCAGCAGGTAACGACCTGCGCCAGCTGCGCCGCCATTCGTCGATCAATGACGCGGAATGGCAGACGCTGCTCTACTTTTACAAGATGGCGTTTGGCAGCGCTGTCAAAGGGTTAGAGTAA
- the groL gene encoding chaperonin GroEL (60 kDa chaperone family; promotes refolding of misfolded polypeptides especially under stressful conditions; forms two stacked rings of heptamers to form a barrel-shaped 14mer; ends can be capped by GroES; misfolded proteins enter the barrel where they are refolded when GroES binds) — protein sequence MAAKDVKFGDSARKKMLVGVNVLADAVKATLGPKGRNVVLAKSFGAPTITKDGVSVAKEIELKDAFENMGAQLVKEVASKANDAAGDGTTTATVLAQAIVNEGLKAVAAGMNPMDLKRGIDKATAAVVAELKNLSKPCADSKAIAQVGTISANSDDSIGNIIAEAMEKVGKEGVITVEEGSGLENELSVVEGMQFDRGYLSPYFVNKPDTMVAELEGPLLLLVDKKISNIRELLPVLEAVAKAGRPLLIVAEDVEGEALATLVVNNMRGIVKVAAVKAPGFGDRRKAMLQDIAVLTGGQVISEEIGLSLETATLEHLGNAKRVILSKENTTIIDGAGADTEIEARVKQIRAQIEETSSDYDREKLQERLAKLAGGVAVIKVGAGTEVEMKEKKARVEDALHATRAAVEEGVVPGGGVALVRALAAIVDLKGENEDQNVGIALLRRAVEAPLRQITANAGDEPSVVADKVKQGSGNFGYNAATGEYGDMIEMGILDPAKVTRSALQAAASIGGLMITTEAMIADAPSEAPAGGGMPDMGGMGGMGGMM from the coding sequence ATGGCTGCTAAAGACGTAAAATTCGGCGATTCCGCTCGTAAGAAAATGCTGGTTGGTGTCAACGTTCTGGCTGACGCGGTAAAAGCGACCCTGGGCCCGAAAGGCCGTAACGTGGTACTGGCCAAGAGCTTCGGCGCGCCAACCATCACCAAGGACGGCGTTTCCGTCGCCAAAGAAATCGAGCTGAAAGACGCGTTCGAAAACATGGGCGCCCAGCTGGTCAAGGAAGTGGCTTCCAAGGCCAACGACGCTGCCGGTGACGGCACCACCACCGCTACCGTTCTGGCTCAGGCCATCGTCAACGAAGGCCTGAAAGCCGTCGCTGCCGGCATGAACCCGATGGACCTCAAGCGCGGTATCGACAAGGCCACCGCTGCAGTCGTTGCCGAGCTGAAGAACCTGTCCAAGCCATGCGCCGACTCCAAGGCCATCGCCCAGGTAGGCACCATCTCCGCCAACTCTGACGACTCCATCGGCAACATCATTGCCGAAGCCATGGAAAAAGTCGGTAAAGAAGGCGTGATCACCGTTGAAGAAGGCTCGGGCCTGGAAAACGAACTGTCCGTCGTAGAAGGCATGCAGTTCGACCGTGGCTACCTGTCGCCATACTTCGTCAACAAGCCAGACACCATGGTTGCCGAGCTGGAAGGCCCGCTGCTGCTGCTGGTCGACAAGAAAATCTCCAACATCCGTGAGCTGCTGCCAGTTCTGGAAGCCGTTGCCAAGGCCGGCCGCCCACTGCTGATCGTTGCCGAAGACGTCGAAGGCGAAGCGCTGGCTACCCTGGTAGTCAACAACATGCGCGGCATCGTCAAGGTTGCAGCGGTCAAGGCGCCAGGCTTCGGCGACCGCCGCAAGGCCATGCTGCAGGACATCGCCGTCCTGACTGGCGGCCAGGTCATCTCCGAAGAAATCGGTCTGTCCCTGGAAACCGCTACCCTGGAGCACCTGGGTAACGCCAAGCGCGTCATCCTGTCCAAGGAAAACACCACCATCATCGACGGCGCTGGCGCCGACACCGAGATCGAAGCACGCGTCAAGCAGATTCGCGCCCAGATCGAAGAAACTTCTTCGGACTACGACCGTGAGAAGCTGCAAGAGCGTCTGGCCAAGCTGGCTGGCGGTGTTGCCGTGATCAAGGTCGGTGCCGGCACCGAAGTTGAAATGAAAGAGAAGAAAGCCCGCGTTGAAGACGCCCTGCACGCTACCCGTGCAGCCGTTGAAGAAGGCGTGGTGCCTGGCGGTGGTGTTGCTCTGGTTCGTGCCCTGGCCGCGATCGTTGACCTGAAAGGCGAAAACGAAGACCAGAACGTCGGTATCGCCCTGCTGCGCCGTGCTGTTGAAGCCCCGCTGCGCCAGATCACTGCCAACGCCGGCGACGAGCCAAGCGTTGTCGCTGACAAGGTCAAGCAAGGTTCGGGTAACTTCGGTTACAACGCTGCTACCGGTGAATACGGCGACATGATCGAGATGGGTATCCTGGACCCAGCCAAGGTCACCCGTTCGGCCCTGCAAGCTGCTGCTTCGATTGGCGGTCTGATGATCACCACCGAAGCCATGATTGCTGACGCTCCGAGCGAAGCCCCAGCTGGCGGCGGCATGCCAGACATGGGCGGCATGGGTGGCATGGGCGGCATGATGTAA
- a CDS encoding phosphatase PAP2 family protein: MQQRTRPRPINYWLYLGIPLATALALILLELTSVDMDVANLFFDPVAGQFIGRHSYLLENILHDRVKQVVILLGVLSLFTFAASFFWKRLFGWRRELGCLVLALGLSTAFVTPLKKVTQVQCPWSLTQFGGTETYSKLLEPRPATDKAGLCWPGGHAATGFCLFGLFFMLRDRKPRLAQVAFVVALIAGSVLSVGRMMQGAHFLSHNVWTAVFCWLIGLGSYYLVLYRHGVAEEPVVERSVA; this comes from the coding sequence ATGCAGCAACGCACCCGCCCTCGCCCGATCAACTACTGGCTGTACCTGGGGATACCCCTGGCGACCGCGCTGGCCTTGATTCTGCTGGAGCTGACTTCGGTCGACATGGATGTGGCCAACCTGTTCTTCGATCCCGTTGCCGGGCAGTTCATTGGCCGCCACAGCTACCTTCTGGAAAACATCCTGCATGACCGGGTCAAGCAAGTGGTGATTTTGCTGGGGGTGCTATCGCTGTTCACCTTTGCTGCGAGCTTTTTCTGGAAGCGCTTGTTCGGCTGGCGCCGCGAATTGGGCTGCCTGGTGCTGGCACTGGGCTTGTCCACGGCGTTTGTCACACCGCTGAAGAAGGTCACCCAGGTGCAGTGCCCGTGGAGCCTCACACAGTTTGGCGGCACGGAAACCTACAGCAAGCTGCTGGAGCCACGGCCGGCTACCGACAAAGCCGGGCTGTGCTGGCCGGGTGGGCATGCAGCCACCGGGTTCTGCCTGTTCGGCCTGTTCTTCATGTTGCGTGATCGCAAGCCGCGTCTGGCACAGGTGGCATTCGTGGTGGCCTTGATAGCAGGGTCGGTGCTGTCGGTGGGCAGAATGATGCAAGGGGCGCACTTCTTGTCGCACAACGTGTGGACGGCAGTGTTCTGCTGGTTGATAGGGTTGGGGTCTTATTACCTTGTGCTGTATCGGCATGGGGTGGCTGAGGAGCCTGTCGTCGAGCGTAGCGTCGCCTGA
- a CDS encoding class I SAM-dependent methyltransferase codes for MRSPIKLEFSEKYDKDHAREYFLKHQDGLARRLSHKRDEQLARRALALAGEPGLVLDLPCGAGRFWPLLAEKPNRVIIGADNSEAMIETACAAQPPEVVARVRPLQTSAFAIDLPDNSVDSIFCMRLFHHIGESAHRKTILSEFQRVSRDSVILSLWVDGNFKAWRRKKLEQRRSAKAEQDNYQNRFVLPAETVEEEFTAAGFRIQERLDFLPFYAMWRVYVLRKG; via the coding sequence ATGCGTAGCCCCATCAAGCTTGAATTTTCCGAGAAGTACGACAAAGACCATGCGCGTGAGTACTTTCTCAAGCACCAGGACGGCCTGGCGCGACGCCTTTCCCACAAGCGAGATGAGCAGCTGGCGCGTCGCGCCCTGGCATTGGCTGGCGAGCCTGGCCTGGTACTGGACCTGCCGTGCGGTGCCGGCCGCTTCTGGCCACTGCTGGCTGAAAAGCCCAACCGGGTGATCATCGGGGCCGACAACTCCGAGGCGATGATCGAGACGGCCTGTGCGGCGCAACCGCCAGAGGTGGTGGCACGGGTACGGCCTTTGCAGACTTCGGCATTTGCTATCGACCTGCCGGACAACTCGGTGGACAGCATTTTTTGTATGCGTCTGTTCCACCACATTGGCGAATCGGCGCACAGAAAGACCATACTTTCGGAATTTCAGCGGGTTAGCCGTGATAGTGTGATCCTGTCCCTGTGGGTGGATGGCAACTTCAAGGCCTGGCGCCGGAAAAAACTCGAGCAGCGCCGCAGCGCCAAGGCCGAACAGGACAATTACCAGAACCGTTTCGTGTTACCGGCCGAAACGGTCGAAGAAGAATTCACGGCCGCCGGCTTCAGAATCCAGGAACGCCTCGACTTCCTGCCGTTCTATGCCATGTGGCGGGTCTACGTATTGCGTAAGGGGTAG
- a CDS encoding FxsA family protein, producing the protein MRAFLLLFLIFPVLELFVFVKVSAAIGFFPALLLIIAGSALGVLVMRVAGLATALRARESLQRGELPAEDMFQGMMLAVGGGLLLLPGFISDVLGVLCLLPFTRRLAARKMRERAEAQAMRQRAFQDDPFQAQPREGGHRPNVIEGEYERRDK; encoded by the coding sequence ATGCGTGCTTTTCTACTGCTGTTTCTGATTTTTCCTGTGCTGGAGCTGTTCGTCTTCGTGAAGGTCAGCGCGGCAATCGGTTTCTTCCCGGCGTTGCTGCTGATCATCGCCGGCTCCGCCCTGGGTGTGCTGGTGATGCGGGTGGCCGGCCTGGCCACCGCACTGCGCGCCCGTGAAAGCCTGCAACGTGGCGAATTGCCCGCCGAGGACATGTTCCAGGGCATGATGCTGGCCGTGGGTGGTGGCCTGCTGCTGCTGCCGGGCTTCATCAGCGATGTGCTGGGCGTGCTGTGCCTGCTGCCGTTCACCCGCCGCCTGGCGGCGCGCAAGATGCGTGAGCGTGCCGAGGCCCAGGCCATGCGTCAGCGTGCGTTCCAGGATGACCCGTTCCAAGCGCAGCCACGAGAGGGTGGCCATCGCCCGAACGTGATCGAAGGCGAGTACGAGCGCCGCGACAAGTAA
- the colR gene encoding two-component system response regulator ColR → MRILLVEDNRDILANLADYLGMKGYTVDCAQDGLSGLHLAATEHYDLIVLDIMLPGIDGYTLCKRLREDARRDTPVIMLTARDQLDDRLQGFRSGADDYLLKPFALSELAARIEAVLRRAQGGGRRTLQVADLSYDLDTLEVTRQGRLLKLNPVGLKLLAVLMQKSPHVLRREVLEEALWGDDCPDSDSLRSHVHQLRQVIDKPFEKPLLHTVHGVGYRLAEGRDGV, encoded by the coding sequence ATGCGCATTCTTTTGGTTGAAGACAACCGCGATATCCTGGCCAACCTGGCCGATTACCTGGGCATGAAGGGTTACACCGTCGACTGTGCCCAGGATGGCCTGTCCGGCCTGCACCTGGCCGCCACCGAACACTACGATTTGATCGTGCTCGACATCATGCTGCCCGGCATCGATGGCTACACCCTGTGCAAGCGCCTGCGCGAAGACGCCCGCCGCGACACGCCGGTGATCATGCTCACCGCCCGTGACCAGCTCGACGACCGCTTGCAAGGCTTCCGCTCAGGTGCCGATGACTACCTGCTCAAGCCGTTTGCCCTGTCGGAGTTGGCGGCGCGCATCGAAGCGGTGCTGCGCCGTGCCCAGGGCGGCGGGCGCCGTACCCTGCAGGTGGCGGACCTCAGCTACGACCTCGACACCCTCGAAGTTACCCGCCAGGGCCGCCTGCTCAAGCTCAACCCGGTCGGCCTCAAGCTGCTGGCGGTGCTGATGCAAAAAAGCCCGCACGTCCTGCGCCGCGAGGTGCTGGAAGAAGCCCTGTGGGGCGACGACTGCCCCGACAGCGACAGCCTGCGCAGCCATGTGCACCAGCTGCGCCAGGTGATCGACAAACCGTTTGAAAAACCGTTGTTGCATACCGTCCATGGCGTCGGCTATCGCCTCGCCGAGGGCCGCGATGGAGTTTAA